The following are encoded together in the Juglans microcarpa x Juglans regia isolate MS1-56 chromosome 2D, Jm3101_v1.0, whole genome shotgun sequence genome:
- the LOC121248167 gene encoding protein TPX2-like, with amino-acid sequence MIKELNMEKTHTKSALKFVKASTQSAVSWSSSSTRSSMTKDELKDRLFDKSKASQKPYPKENTKPQEIKLHTQERAVKRAMFNYEVATKLYIIEQQKRRAEKLQKMIEEEEIRLLRKEMVPRAQLMPFFDRPFFPQRSNRPLTVPREPGLRMMSSNSCGSRMFCSGIYDFRGSQGLKPIK; translated from the exons ATGATCAAAGAGCTTAACATGGAGAAGACACACACCAAGTCCGCACTAAAG TTTGTGAAGGCCAGTACACAATCTGCAGTCTCGTGGAGCTCTAGTTCCACTAGATCAAGCATG ACAAAAGACGAACTCAAAGACCGGCTCTTCGACAAATCTAAG GCTTCTCAAAAGCCTTATCCAAAAGAGAACACCAAGCCACAAGAAATCAAACTTCATACCCAAGAAAGAGCCGTCAAACGCGCAATGTTCAACTACGAG gTAGCAACCAAGTTGTATATCATAGAGCAACAGAAAAGACGGGCTGAGAAGTTGCAGAAG ATGATAGAAGAGGAAGAGATTCGTTTGCTAAGAAAGGAGATGGTTCCAAGAGCTCAATTGATGCCTTTTTTCGACAGACCCTTCTTCCCACAAAG atcaaACAGGCCCTTGACAGTTCCAAGAGAGCCAGGTCTCCGCATGATGAGCAGCAACTCATGCGGAAGTCGCATGTTTTGCAGTGGAATCTACGATTTCCGAGGGAGTCAAGGTCTGAAGCCCATCAAATAA